A single Bremerella cremea DNA region contains:
- the trxA gene encoding thioredoxin — translation MANVFNEENFDAEVLKSSEPVLVDFWAPWCGPCRQLAPVIDQLATEYEGSVKVGKVDTDQNPNLAVKYGIQSIPTIMIFKNGEVVNQMLGNQPKANLQQALDAAKG, via the coding sequence ATGGCCAACGTATTTAACGAAGAAAACTTTGATGCAGAAGTCCTTAAATCGAGCGAGCCGGTCCTGGTCGACTTTTGGGCTCCTTGGTGCGGGCCTTGCCGCCAACTGGCTCCCGTGATCGACCAACTAGCCACCGAATACGAAGGTTCGGTCAAAGTCGGCAAAGTCGATACCGACCAAAACCCCAACCTGGCGGTTAAGTACGGGATTCAAAGCATTCCGACGATCATGATTTTCAAGAACGGCGAAGTCGTCAATCAGATGCTGGGCAACCAGCCCAAAGCCAACCTGCAACAAGCTCTCGACGCCGCCAAGGGCTAG
- a CDS encoding Minf_1886 family protein → MSEDTYSAFMQLLKDDQRFRMEAYQFVREALSYGQRFQQQETEDDLAEEEEEDLEDLDLECFDEEDDVEGWEEEEEAESHLTGQMLCQAIRHYATQQYGLLAKVVLNSWGIHTTSDFGDIVYNLISINMMKKSKTDRREDFDDQYDFEDAFVKNFDFQFSEESGPA, encoded by the coding sequence ATGTCCGAAGACACTTATTCCGCATTCATGCAACTTTTGAAAGACGACCAGCGCTTTCGCATGGAAGCGTATCAGTTCGTTCGCGAAGCCCTTTCGTACGGCCAACGTTTTCAACAGCAAGAAACGGAAGACGACTTGGCTGAGGAAGAGGAAGAAGATCTCGAAGACCTCGACCTAGAGTGCTTCGACGAGGAAGACGACGTGGAAGGGTGGGAAGAGGAAGAAGAAGCCGAAAGCCACTTGACCGGTCAGATGCTTTGCCAGGCCATTCGGCACTACGCCACACAGCAGTATGGTTTGCTGGCCAAAGTGGTGCTGAACTCGTGGGGCATTCACACGACGAGCGACTTCGGCGACATTGTTTACAACTTGATCAGCATCAACATGATGAAAAAGTCGAAGACCGATCGACGTGAAGATTTCGACGATCAATACGATTTCGAGGATGCGTTCGTGAAGAATTTCGACTTTCAATTCTCGGAAGAATCGGGACCGGCATAA
- the arsC gene encoding arsenate reductase (glutaredoxin) (This arsenate reductase requires both glutathione and glutaredoxin to convert arsenate to arsenite, after which the efflux transporter formed by ArsA and ArsB can extrude the arsenite from the cell, providing resistance.): MTVTIYHNPRCTKSRQTLARLHDQGIEPQVIEYLKEPIDEKTLKQLLKKLGMKAEQLVRQKDRTALGLPRPESEAETIAQMVANPKIIERPIVVVGNQARLGRPPENVDEILP, from the coding sequence ATGACGGTCACGATCTATCACAATCCGCGCTGTACAAAGAGCCGTCAAACCCTGGCCAGGCTGCACGATCAGGGGATCGAGCCTCAGGTGATCGAGTACTTGAAAGAGCCGATCGACGAGAAAACGCTGAAGCAACTGCTCAAAAAGCTGGGCATGAAAGCCGAGCAACTGGTTCGCCAGAAAGACCGTACCGCACTCGGTTTGCCCCGCCCTGAAAGCGAGGCCGAGACGATTGCCCAGATGGTCGCCAACCCCAAGATCATCGAGCGACCGATCGTCGTGGTAGGCAACCAGGCACGTCTGGGACGCCCGCCAGAGAATGTGGACGAGATCTTGCCGTAA
- a CDS encoding PSP1 domain-containing protein, with protein MAKYIVRYGAMRFLGVFTARAKDEYGRDDKVIIRTKRGLEVGDILCEATDEAVKQLSDPAFGSIMRAMSEEDEKQTQHMSGDIRREIDTVRRVISEMDLPMQLVDIEHLFGGERVVVYYLAEARVDFRDLVKALASELQTRIEMRQIGVRDEAKLLADFGDCGKPVCCNTHLSEMPPVSMRMAKLQKATLDPTKISGRCGRLKCCLRYEYDTYEELQRDLPPIGSEIVTGNGRGRVLNHEILAGQLLVRMEDNRNIMIDASEVLTVLKRGSGNPGGSSRRGKRRDKKTGSEDQGDDTPNNQDVSEE; from the coding sequence ATGGCGAAGTACATCGTTCGCTATGGGGCCATGCGTTTTTTGGGCGTATTTACGGCCCGAGCCAAGGACGAATATGGTCGCGACGACAAAGTCATCATCCGCACTAAACGTGGTTTAGAAGTCGGTGATATCTTGTGCGAGGCAACCGACGAGGCGGTGAAGCAGTTGAGCGATCCGGCCTTCGGTTCGATCATGCGCGCCATGTCGGAAGAAGACGAAAAGCAAACGCAGCACATGAGCGGGGATATCCGCCGCGAAATCGATACGGTGCGGCGGGTCATCTCCGAGATGGATCTGCCGATGCAATTGGTGGATATTGAACATCTATTTGGCGGAGAGCGGGTCGTCGTTTACTATCTGGCCGAAGCCCGCGTCGACTTCCGAGATCTGGTGAAAGCACTGGCCTCGGAATTGCAAACCAGAATCGAAATGCGGCAGATTGGTGTCCGAGACGAAGCCAAGCTGCTCGCCGATTTTGGCGATTGCGGGAAGCCGGTTTGTTGCAACACGCACCTGAGCGAAATGCCTCCGGTCTCGATGCGGATGGCCAAGCTGCAGAAGGCAACCCTAGACCCGACCAAAATCTCGGGACGGTGCGGGCGGCTGAAATGCTGTCTCCGTTATGAGTACGATACCTACGAAGAATTACAGCGAGACTTGCCCCCGATCGGCAGCGAGATCGTGACCGGCAACGGACGCGGACGCGTGTTGAATCACGAGATCCTCGCGGGACAACTATTGGTGCGGATGGAAGACAACCGCAACATCATGATCGATGCCAGCGAAGTGCTGACGGTTTTAAAACGGGGTAGCGGCAACCCCGGAGGAAGTTCGCGACGAGGAAAACGTCGCGACAAAAAAACCGGCAGCGAGGATCAAGGCGACGACACCCCTAACAATCAAGACGTCAGCGAGGAATAA